In Terriglobia bacterium, a single genomic region encodes these proteins:
- a CDS encoding beta-galactosidase, with the protein MDVNQTRFHLVYGKADWHAQVSGSPADSPPQEPSLDWNDADATLSLHQELFIFPKPSGQSPLTPDQRRGAGRDRYGNWYWIGDGGKDLWFLGASKNTAEHFWSAANLAPTCTASDDPFTPAQSSGISDLAFCGLAVTRDHYLVVGLTQPKGLLIFDLHGGGAPLEYLWPASVAFSPFDMAPARDGGVWILDRINKVYWSLDRYLRVQAQIVSSSNPEANNDFVPVSGKLRPEQVQCYSRQITASLAISLAPLADPIAIEALPDGSVMILDNFPGSSFSAVYQYYFGSQTAPPLSLNHILAAFVPTQANGTPQSDSVRGHDIAFVPNPDSGQTSPGTLFIAGIDGEQVFAFRLKAQPENNWLQPLPRYLPMRRFSGKAIVAAAAEVYYDFEERWWPLVEQPRSRYKPEAELQLPLAQATASPDEETAFDGKQLGCIWHRLLLDACIPPGARVSIQSRAADQRSLLPAVPWQQEPNPYLRSDGSELPFYDSPLSGPADRVGTWELLFQNARGRYLQLKLTLQGTGRNTPRLHALRIWYPRFSYLRQYLPAVYRDDAASSSFLDRYLANIEGFYTVLEGKIEQVQTLFDTRTVPAEYLDWLASWVGLSLDLGWSESTRRLVLSHAPQMFFQRGTLAGMVRAIRLGLDACPDESLFQNSSCANQACGTNHRSSFSVRVVERFTARNAAGVVYGDPTDVLGPGSTTAASSWTPAQGAAPLHTLFREYLRASYSSIASLNAAWGSTYSSFDDTELILPPVRPPQKNQAADWRRFLREALGFTYAAVTNADLRAYRDFLGRQYAHIGDLNNTYGLAGTAALADFDQVQLPGTLPAGGRKLRDWIQFVSVVLPTARNAHRFTVLVPVTPSDDPQTQLTKLGIAERIAEIEKPAHTDFDTRLYWGMFRVGEARVGLDTLLGQGSRSVAIVLGRDYLAGGHLAWVEPWNLSDRETIGRSKTVQPCCGHRPQERCT; encoded by the coding sequence ATGGACGTTAACCAAACTCGATTCCATCTTGTGTACGGAAAGGCGGACTGGCATGCGCAAGTCTCCGGTTCGCCGGCTGATTCTCCGCCGCAAGAACCGTCCCTCGATTGGAACGACGCCGATGCGACACTCAGCCTGCACCAGGAGCTGTTCATATTTCCGAAACCCAGCGGGCAGAGCCCGCTCACTCCGGACCAACGCCGCGGCGCCGGACGCGACCGCTACGGTAACTGGTATTGGATTGGCGACGGCGGCAAGGACCTCTGGTTCCTCGGTGCTTCGAAAAACACTGCTGAGCATTTCTGGTCCGCCGCCAACCTGGCACCTACTTGTACCGCAAGCGACGATCCTTTTACGCCCGCGCAGAGTTCTGGGATCTCCGATCTGGCATTTTGTGGGTTGGCTGTTACTCGGGACCACTATCTCGTGGTGGGGCTTACACAGCCAAAGGGATTGCTAATTTTCGATCTACATGGCGGTGGCGCGCCACTCGAGTATCTGTGGCCGGCGAGCGTTGCGTTCTCGCCGTTTGATATGGCTCCAGCTCGGGATGGCGGCGTTTGGATTCTGGATCGTATCAACAAGGTTTACTGGAGTCTCGATCGCTACCTGCGCGTGCAAGCACAAATCGTAAGCAGTTCGAATCCGGAGGCTAACAACGATTTTGTACCTGTCAGCGGAAAGCTCCGGCCGGAGCAAGTGCAATGTTACTCCCGGCAGATTACGGCAAGTCTGGCGATATCGCTGGCGCCGTTGGCTGATCCCATCGCGATTGAAGCGCTGCCGGATGGAAGCGTAATGATCTTAGACAATTTTCCGGGAAGTTCTTTCTCGGCTGTCTATCAGTATTACTTTGGCTCACAGACCGCCCCGCCCTTGTCGCTGAATCATATTCTGGCAGCGTTCGTACCCACACAAGCTAACGGCACTCCACAATCGGATTCGGTGCGCGGACACGATATTGCCTTCGTGCCCAATCCGGACTCCGGGCAAACATCGCCCGGCACCCTCTTCATTGCCGGGATTGATGGTGAGCAGGTGTTTGCGTTTCGTCTCAAGGCGCAGCCAGAGAACAATTGGCTCCAACCTCTACCGCGCTATCTTCCCATGCGGCGCTTTAGTGGGAAGGCAATCGTTGCCGCCGCGGCCGAGGTTTACTACGACTTTGAAGAGCGCTGGTGGCCACTCGTCGAGCAGCCGCGCTCGCGTTACAAGCCGGAAGCGGAATTGCAGCTTCCGTTGGCTCAAGCTACTGCCAGCCCCGACGAAGAGACCGCCTTTGACGGCAAGCAACTGGGATGTATCTGGCACCGGCTACTTCTGGACGCGTGTATCCCGCCCGGAGCACGGGTCAGCATTCAGAGTCGCGCGGCGGACCAAAGGTCCCTGCTGCCCGCCGTTCCTTGGCAGCAGGAGCCCAATCCTTACCTGCGCAGCGATGGCTCCGAGCTGCCTTTCTATGACTCACCGCTTTCCGGGCCGGCCGATCGGGTAGGGACCTGGGAGTTGCTGTTCCAGAATGCGCGCGGCCGCTATTTGCAGTTGAAACTCACGTTGCAGGGAACCGGCCGCAACACGCCGCGCTTGCACGCCTTGCGGATCTGGTATCCGCGATTCTCGTATCTGCGGCAATACTTGCCCGCAGTGTATCGCGATGATGCCGCTTCCTCCTCGTTTCTCGATCGCTACTTAGCCAATATCGAAGGCTTCTACACCGTGCTGGAGGGCAAGATTGAACAAGTACAAACCTTGTTCGACACCAGGACTGTCCCGGCAGAGTATCTGGATTGGCTGGCGAGTTGGGTTGGACTGTCGCTTGATTTGGGATGGAGCGAAAGCACGCGCCGTCTCGTGCTTTCCCATGCTCCACAAATGTTTTTCCAGCGCGGCACCCTCGCTGGCATGGTGCGCGCTATCCGGCTGGGCCTGGATGCCTGTCCTGATGAGTCGCTCTTTCAAAACTCCAGTTGTGCCAACCAGGCATGCGGAACAAACCATCGAAGCTCATTTTCGGTGAGGGTGGTAGAGCGGTTTACTGCGCGCAATGCGGCCGGGGTGGTTTATGGTGATCCCACCGACGTTCTCGGCCCCGGCTCGACAACCGCTGCCTCCTCGTGGACACCAGCTCAGGGAGCAGCTCCGTTGCACACGCTGTTTCGGGAGTACCTAAGAGCCAGCTATTCTTCCATCGCCAGTCTGAATGCCGCCTGGGGCTCAACTTATTCGTCTTTTGACGATACGGAACTGATTTTGCCGCCGGTGAGGCCACCGCAAAAAAATCAGGCGGCCGACTGGAGACGGTTCCTTCGCGAAGCTCTGGGCTTCACTTACGCTGCCGTAACCAATGCTGATTTGCGGGCGTATCGGGATTTCCTCGGAAGGCAGTACGCGCACATCGGCGACCTGAATAATACCTACGGTCTCGCAGGCACGGCTGCGCTTGCAGATTTTGATCAAGTCCAGTTGCCCGGCACGTTGCCTGCCGGCGGGAGAAAACTGCGGGACTGGATTCAGTTCGTATCGGTGGTTCTTCCTACCGCACGGAATGCGCACCGCTTCACGGTGCTGGTGCCGGTCACACCCAGCGACGATCCCCAAACCCAGTTGACCAAACTGGGCATCGCCGAGCGCATCGCGGAAATCGAGAAACCCGCCCACACCGATTTTGATACCCGGCTGTACTGGGGCATGTTCCGGGTAGGCGAAGCGCGGGTGGGCTTGGACACGCTGCTCGGCCAGGGGAGCCGGTCGGTCGCCATCGTTTTGGGAAGGGACTATCTCGCGGGCGGACACCTGGCTTGGGTAGAACCCTGGAATCTGTCTGACCGGGAGACGATCGGACGAAGCAAGACGGTCCAGCCGTGCTGTGGGCACAGACCGCAAGAGAGGTGCACATGA
- a CDS encoding baseplate J/gp47 family protein, whose translation MPLLVPSLDDRSYSDILREALARVPVHNPEYTNLTDSDPGVTLLQLFAFMTENLLYRSNLIPERNHLKFLQLIGKSLRPASAAQGVVTITNERGPLQTITLPANVPVTAGKTGFVTRNALDVLPIEMKVYIRQTLSSDKLADAEATYTQLYSTFADDPASLDFYETVPMDPPTTAAAIHSVSLTDGATVDGSLWLALLVRAGDNVSPGDVLKEIAGKTVTLGLMPSVEAATRTLLPNGSATNQQPASLRYQIATGSTDANNQPVYLTLNGTPDNDTGPLQDLTLVQLTLPSAESMGIWSNQVPLEDGVGDFPPTLEDTEIRKRLLTWIRIRLPEAPDGVAASPSLKANFSWAGINAARITQRVQILAEPLGAGSGEPDQAFTLVNTPVIAETVKLAVNGELWTRIDDLQAAPPEVPVRDPSLPPGATAAASPHPTPKVFTVDRESGRVQVGSGLKGARPPAGVQIVASYAYGGGRAGNLGIAAIRTSPQLPAGFKVTNPLPTWGGDEGESPADAERNIPNYLQNGHRAVSSADFVDIVQHTPGIDLGRVEVLPVTDPGVVNLLVIPNDPQKPEAPLPNRLFLDAICNYLEPRRLLTTEVVVQGPTYVGLSVSIGIDVVPGRDIAPVREAVKQAIRDFLSPLHGGPNAPNGSGWPLSKTVESIDLWVQAVRVDGVSRVRGVTMWDSASTKQDQIPIRGLQLPRLDQVGVNLGDPDDLTTPDTPPAQKRVAVPVLPQSC comes from the coding sequence ATGCCTTTGCTGGTTCCCAGTCTCGATGACCGCAGCTACAGCGATATTCTCCGCGAAGCGCTGGCGCGCGTGCCGGTGCACAACCCGGAGTACACAAATCTTACCGATAGCGATCCGGGAGTCACGCTGCTGCAGTTGTTCGCTTTCATGACGGAGAACTTGCTCTATCGCAGCAATTTGATTCCTGAACGCAATCACCTCAAGTTTCTCCAGTTGATCGGCAAGTCGCTCCGCCCGGCGTCGGCTGCGCAAGGAGTCGTGACCATTACCAATGAGCGCGGTCCTTTGCAAACCATAACTTTGCCGGCGAATGTTCCGGTCACGGCAGGCAAAACAGGATTTGTGACCCGGAACGCGTTGGATGTCCTTCCCATCGAGATGAAGGTCTACATTCGCCAAACCCTTTCTAGCGACAAACTGGCGGACGCGGAGGCGACCTATACCCAGCTCTACAGTACGTTTGCCGATGATCCCGCAAGTTTGGATTTCTATGAAACCGTTCCTATGGATCCGCCCACAACTGCGGCTGCCATTCATTCCGTGAGTTTGACCGATGGCGCCACGGTGGACGGCAGTTTGTGGCTGGCGCTATTGGTGCGGGCAGGCGACAATGTCTCTCCCGGCGATGTTCTAAAGGAAATCGCGGGCAAAACCGTCACTCTGGGGTTGATGCCATCCGTCGAAGCCGCCACCCGGACATTGTTGCCAAACGGGTCGGCAACCAATCAGCAGCCCGCTTCACTGCGCTATCAGATTGCCACCGGCAGCACAGACGCTAACAATCAGCCGGTTTATCTCACGCTGAATGGTACTCCTGACAACGATACTGGTCCGTTGCAGGACCTTACGCTTGTGCAACTCACACTTCCGTCGGCGGAATCCATGGGCATTTGGAGCAACCAGGTTCCTCTGGAAGATGGCGTAGGCGACTTTCCCCCCACGCTGGAAGATACGGAAATACGCAAACGTCTGCTCACCTGGATTCGAATCCGACTGCCGGAGGCGCCTGACGGGGTGGCCGCTTCGCCATCGCTGAAAGCCAACTTCAGTTGGGCTGGAATCAATGCAGCTCGCATCACGCAGCGCGTACAGATCCTGGCGGAGCCGCTAGGCGCCGGCAGTGGCGAACCGGATCAAGCGTTCACCCTGGTGAACACCCCGGTGATCGCGGAAACCGTCAAGCTGGCGGTGAACGGTGAACTTTGGACACGCATTGATGATTTGCAAGCAGCTCCTCCGGAAGTCCCGGTTCGCGATCCCTCGTTGCCGCCGGGTGCAACGGCAGCGGCCTCACCGCATCCCACCCCCAAAGTATTCACCGTGGACCGCGAATCAGGACGAGTGCAGGTCGGATCTGGATTAAAAGGGGCGCGGCCACCAGCCGGTGTGCAGATCGTTGCCAGCTACGCCTATGGAGGCGGCCGCGCTGGGAACCTGGGCATTGCAGCAATTCGAACCAGTCCGCAGTTGCCCGCGGGTTTCAAGGTGACCAACCCGCTGCCGACGTGGGGTGGGGACGAGGGTGAATCGCCAGCCGATGCGGAACGCAACATTCCGAACTATCTGCAGAACGGCCACCGCGCGGTCTCCAGCGCCGACTTCGTGGACATTGTGCAACATACTCCGGGAATCGATCTTGGAAGAGTGGAAGTATTGCCGGTTACCGATCCAGGTGTTGTGAACCTGCTGGTAATCCCCAACGATCCGCAAAAACCGGAAGCACCGCTGCCCAATCGCCTGTTCCTCGATGCAATTTGTAACTATCTCGAGCCACGCCGCCTGCTCACCACCGAAGTGGTGGTACAAGGTCCCACCTACGTCGGCTTGTCAGTATCGATTGGCATTGACGTGGTCCCGGGTCGTGACATTGCTCCGGTGCGTGAAGCAGTGAAGCAGGCCATTCGTGATTTTCTCTCGCCGCTTCATGGCGGGCCCAACGCACCGAACGGAAGCGGCTGGCCCTTATCCAAAACGGTCGAGTCCATTGATCTTTGGGTCCAGGCCGTGCGCGTGGATGGAGTTAGCCGGGTGCGCGGGGTGACCATGTGGGACAGCGCCTCCACGAAACAAGATCAAATTCCAATCAGAGGATTGCAATTGCCGCGGCTGGACCAGGTCGGCGTCAACCTGGGTGATCCCGATGATTTGACTACCCCGGACACTCCACCCGCGCAGAAGCGCGTAGCCGTGCCGGTATTGCCGCAAAGTTGTTGA
- a CDS encoding GPW/gp25 family protein: MNGASIYGQGISFPPRLGPDGSMAWSSGPDNIREAMTVILLTSPGERLMLPDFGGKLRAFLFEPNTVATRSLLQAEIQKALQAWEARITVQSVSVDQDDNDPRAARANIQYQLVATQTNAQMSLRMQLGG, translated from the coding sequence ATGAATGGAGCGAGCATCTACGGACAGGGAATCAGTTTTCCACCGCGTTTGGGCCCGGACGGAAGCATGGCATGGTCCAGTGGCCCGGACAACATTCGGGAGGCCATGACTGTGATTCTGTTGACCTCGCCGGGAGAGCGCCTGATGTTGCCCGACTTTGGCGGCAAACTACGCGCCTTTCTCTTCGAACCGAACACTGTCGCTACCAGGTCCTTGCTGCAGGCGGAGATCCAGAAAGCGCTACAGGCGTGGGAAGCGCGGATCACAGTGCAATCGGTGAGCGTAGACCAGGATGACAACGATCCGCGCGCAGCCCGGGCCAATATCCAGTATCAACTGGTGGCAACACAAACCAATGCACAGATGAGTTTAAGGATGCAGTTGGGCGGATAG
- a CDS encoding phage baseplate assembly protein V, whose amino-acid sequence MLAEWTEEVVESRSQRGYGGRFYGAYPGLVRDIKDPDGQGRVKVSLPWSPDSAGAAYETWARLSTMMGGSNRGTWFVPDVNDEVLVVFLGGDPRNPCVIGGLWNGQDKPPQSMDGAGRNFIKKIRSRNGVQVTLDDTDGQEKMVLETPAGQKITLQDGPGSVTIEDSNGNSVKLETAGITVTASAKVTVNASTAEISAGMLTVNAGMSKFSGVVQADTVITNSVISASYTPGAGNIW is encoded by the coding sequence ATGCTGGCAGAGTGGACAGAAGAGGTTGTCGAATCGCGGTCGCAACGCGGTTACGGCGGCCGTTTCTACGGCGCCTATCCCGGGTTGGTGCGTGACATCAAGGACCCCGATGGGCAAGGCCGGGTAAAAGTCTCCTTGCCCTGGTCACCCGACAGCGCCGGGGCGGCGTACGAGACCTGGGCCCGGCTCTCCACCATGATGGGCGGCAGTAACCGCGGCACCTGGTTTGTGCCGGACGTGAATGATGAAGTGCTGGTGGTCTTTCTGGGAGGCGATCCGCGTAATCCCTGCGTCATCGGGGGTCTGTGGAACGGTCAGGACAAACCCCCGCAAAGCATGGACGGTGCGGGCAGGAATTTCATCAAGAAGATCCGATCTCGTAACGGCGTGCAAGTCACTCTGGACGATACCGACGGCCAGGAAAAGATGGTCCTGGAAACGCCTGCCGGCCAGAAGATCACGCTGCAGGATGGACCGGGCTCGGTAACCATCGAAGACAGCAATGGAAATTCCGTGAAGCTGGAGACGGCGGGAATCACGGTCACCGCCTCTGCCAAAGTCACGGTCAATGCCAGTACAGCCGAGATTTCGGCCGGCATGCTTACCGTCAATGCAGGCATGTCGAAGTTCAGCGGAGTTGTGCAGGCCGATACCGTGATCACCAATAGCGTCATCAGCGCCAGCTATACGCCTGGCGCGGGAAACATCTGGTGA